One window of Haemorhous mexicanus isolate bHaeMex1 chromosome 16, bHaeMex1.pri, whole genome shotgun sequence genomic DNA carries:
- the LOC132334836 gene encoding LOW QUALITY PROTEIN: bolA-like protein 3 (The sequence of the model RefSeq protein was modified relative to this genomic sequence to represent the inferred CDS: inserted 2 bases in 1 codon): MAAAGLSRGPLFLRCRSWXGESRLARLLREKFPRASAIKVVGISGGCGDMYEIHVESELFREKRPVQQHRMVTQTLSEEITHMHGLRIFTSAPKG; this comes from the exons atggcggcggcggggctgagCCGGGGCCCG CTGTTCCTGCGCTGCCGCTCCTG CGGGGAGTCGCGCCTGGCGCGGCTGCTGCGGGAGAAATTCCCGCGGGCTTCGGCCATCAAGGTGGTGGGCATCTCAG GAGGCTGCGGTGACATGTATGAGATCCACGTGGAGTCGGAGTTGTTCCGGGAGAAGCGCCcggtgcagcagcacaggatggtgacccag ACGCTGAGCGAGGAGATCACGCACATGCACGGCCTGCGCATCTTCACCTCAGCCCccaagggctga